A single region of the Solwaraspora sp. WMMD791 genome encodes:
- a CDS encoding class F sortase: MAKGGRRNWTGPVALLLGLFGVFMIAFGDGSWREVLAGGNNPPPREFPVLEPSRPIRIAIPSLDVRAPVHAVGVADDGSIAVPSLRRHNQAGWYDRGPTPGQFGPAIIVGHADTRDGPSVFHGLADIAPGATVEVTRRDRTVAIFEVNSVAHYAKDALPIEQVYGDYTRPGLRLITCGGEWRGDGIGYADNIVVFASLVEVRDS, encoded by the coding sequence GTGGCGAAGGGTGGCCGGCGCAACTGGACCGGGCCGGTGGCGCTGCTGCTCGGGCTGTTCGGCGTGTTCATGATCGCCTTCGGTGACGGGAGCTGGCGAGAGGTCCTGGCAGGTGGGAACAACCCGCCGCCCCGGGAGTTCCCGGTGCTGGAGCCGAGCCGGCCGATCCGGATCGCCATCCCGTCGCTCGACGTGCGGGCCCCGGTGCACGCGGTCGGGGTCGCCGACGACGGGTCGATCGCCGTACCGTCGCTGCGGCGGCACAACCAGGCCGGCTGGTACGACCGGGGGCCGACCCCCGGCCAGTTCGGTCCGGCGATCATCGTCGGGCACGCCGACACCCGCGACGGCCCGTCGGTCTTCCACGGGCTGGCCGACATCGCGCCGGGCGCGACGGTCGAGGTGACCCGCCGGGACCGCACCGTCGCCATCTTCGAGGTGAACTCGGTGGCGCACTACGCCAAGGACGCGTTGCCGATCGAGCAGGTGTACGGCGATTACACCCGGCCCGGCCTGCGGCTGATCACCTGCGGGGGCGAGTGGCGCGGCGACGGCATCGGCTACGCCGACAACATCGTGGTCTTCGCCTCCCTGGTCGAGGTCCGCGACAGCTGA
- the trmB gene encoding tRNA (guanosine(46)-N7)-methyltransferase TrmB, which translates to MTPRTRTVSDIGCCHVSIRTYHPRRGRLSGRHHDALDRLFAAYAMTVVELPAPLDLPAVFGRAAPVVLEIGFGMGDATAEMAAADPDRDYLAVEVHTPGIAHLLALIEQRELTNVRVAVGDALDLARRCLPEQSLDAVHAYFPDPWPKARHHKRRLIQPAHVALLRSRLRRGGRLHCATDWAPYAEVMLETLTADPELVNPHDGFAPRPAYRPQTKFERRGARAGRPAYDLIFERR; encoded by the coding sequence ATGACACCCCGGACACGCACTGTGTCGGATATAGGCTGTTGCCACGTGAGCATCCGCACCTACCATCCGCGCCGGGGACGGCTCAGCGGCCGGCACCACGACGCCCTCGACCGGCTGTTCGCCGCGTACGCGATGACCGTGGTCGAACTGCCGGCGCCGCTGGACCTGCCGGCGGTGTTCGGCCGGGCCGCGCCGGTGGTGCTGGAGATCGGCTTCGGGATGGGCGACGCCACCGCCGAGATGGCGGCCGCCGACCCCGACCGCGATTACCTCGCCGTCGAGGTGCACACCCCTGGCATCGCCCACCTGCTGGCGCTGATCGAGCAGCGGGAGCTGACCAACGTACGGGTGGCCGTCGGTGACGCCCTCGACCTGGCCCGCCGCTGCCTGCCGGAGCAGAGCCTGGACGCGGTGCACGCCTACTTCCCGGACCCCTGGCCCAAGGCACGCCACCACAAACGCCGGCTGATCCAACCGGCCCACGTGGCGCTGCTGCGCTCCCGGCTGCGTCGGGGCGGGCGGCTGCACTGCGCCACCGACTGGGCCCCGTACGCCGAGGTGATGCTGGAGACACTGACCGCCGACCCGGAGCTGGTCAACCCGCACGACGGGTTCGCGCCCCGACCGGCGTACCGGCCGCAGACGAAGTTCGAACGACGCGGCGCGCGCGCCGGCCGCCCGGCGTACGACCTCATCTTTGAACGCCGCTGA
- a CDS encoding DEAD/DEAH box helicase, which translates to MTQTTPTLTDLLPRDADPDAVYERFAEWAAGRGLELYPHQEEALIEIVSGANVILNTPTGSGKSLVATGAHFAALADDRVTFYTAPIKALVSEKFFALCEVFGPANVGMLTGDASVNADAPIICCTAEILANLALRDGADADVGQVVMDEFHFYAEPDRGWAWQVPLIELPQAQFVLMSATLGDVSRFVDDLTRRTGRATAVVASAQRPVPLIYSYAMTPLHETLEELLSTHQAPVYVVHFTQAAALERAQALMSINVCTRAEKDAIAAAIGNFRFTSGFGRTLSRLVRHGIGVHHAGMLPKYRRLVETLAQAGLLKVICGTDTLGVGINVPIRTVLFTGLSKYDGVRTRLLKAREFHQIAGRAGRAGFDTLGTVVVQAPEHVIDNEKALAKAGDDPKKRRKVVRKKPPEGSIGWGRPTFDRLIEAEPEPLTSSFQVSHAMLLNVISRPGDAFAAMRHLLTDNHEDRAAQRRHIRRAIAIYRALRAGGVVEQLPEPDAEGRRVRLTVDLQLDFALNQPLSPFALASLELLDVESPTYALDVLSIIEATLDDPRQILSAQQHKARGEAVAQMKADGIEYEARLELLDQVTHPKPLAELLEVAYETYRRGHPWVADHEVAPKAVVRDMYERAMTFTEYVSFYGLSRSEGLVLRYLADAYRALRQTVPDDAKTEELIDLIEWLGELVRQVDSSLIDEWERLRNPTDPDAPVVVDDRPPAVTGNLRAFRVLVRNAMFRRVELAALRRYDELGELDAGSGWDADAWADALDGYFAEHDEIGTGPDARGPALLMITQERERWLVRQIFADPAADHDWGISAEVDLAASDEAGAAVVRVTDVGQL; encoded by the coding sequence ATGACGCAGACCACCCCGACCCTGACCGACCTGCTGCCGCGCGACGCCGACCCGGACGCCGTCTACGAAAGGTTCGCCGAGTGGGCCGCCGGCCGGGGCCTGGAGCTGTACCCGCATCAGGAAGAGGCGCTCATCGAGATCGTCTCCGGGGCGAACGTCATCCTGAACACACCGACCGGGTCGGGCAAGAGCCTGGTCGCCACCGGCGCGCACTTCGCCGCCCTGGCCGACGACCGGGTCACCTTCTACACCGCGCCGATCAAGGCCCTGGTGTCGGAGAAGTTCTTCGCGCTCTGTGAGGTCTTCGGCCCGGCCAACGTCGGCATGCTCACCGGTGACGCGAGCGTCAACGCCGACGCGCCGATCATCTGCTGCACCGCAGAGATCCTGGCCAACCTGGCGTTGCGCGACGGCGCCGACGCCGACGTCGGCCAGGTGGTGATGGACGAGTTCCACTTCTACGCCGAACCGGACCGGGGCTGGGCCTGGCAGGTGCCGCTGATCGAGCTGCCGCAGGCCCAGTTCGTGCTGATGTCGGCCACGTTGGGCGACGTCAGCCGGTTCGTCGACGACCTGACCCGGCGTACCGGGCGGGCCACCGCCGTGGTCGCCTCCGCGCAGCGGCCGGTGCCGCTGATCTACTCGTACGCGATGACCCCGCTGCACGAGACCCTGGAGGAGCTGCTCAGCACCCACCAGGCGCCGGTGTACGTGGTCCACTTCACCCAGGCGGCGGCCCTGGAACGTGCCCAGGCGCTGATGAGCATCAACGTCTGCACCCGGGCGGAGAAGGACGCGATCGCCGCGGCGATCGGCAACTTCCGGTTCACCTCCGGGTTCGGGCGCACCCTGTCCCGGCTGGTCCGCCACGGCATCGGGGTGCACCACGCCGGAATGCTGCCCAAGTACCGCCGGCTCGTCGAAACCCTCGCCCAGGCGGGACTGCTGAAGGTCATCTGCGGTACGGACACTCTCGGCGTCGGGATCAACGTGCCGATCCGTACGGTGCTGTTCACCGGTCTGTCCAAGTACGACGGGGTACGCACCCGGCTGCTCAAGGCGCGGGAGTTCCACCAGATCGCCGGGCGGGCCGGCCGGGCCGGGTTCGACACCCTGGGCACCGTCGTGGTGCAGGCCCCGGAGCACGTCATCGACAACGAGAAGGCCCTCGCCAAGGCCGGTGACGACCCGAAGAAGCGCCGCAAGGTGGTGCGCAAGAAGCCACCGGAGGGGTCGATCGGCTGGGGTCGGCCCACCTTCGACCGGCTGATCGAGGCCGAGCCGGAGCCGCTGACCTCCAGCTTCCAGGTCAGCCACGCGATGCTGCTCAACGTGATCAGCCGTCCGGGTGACGCGTTCGCGGCCATGCGGCACCTGCTGACCGACAACCACGAGGACCGGGCGGCGCAGCGCCGGCACATCCGCCGGGCGATCGCGATCTACCGGGCGCTGCGCGCCGGCGGTGTGGTCGAGCAGCTGCCGGAGCCCGACGCCGAGGGCCGGCGGGTCCGGCTCACCGTGGACCTGCAGCTGGACTTCGCGCTCAACCAGCCGCTGTCGCCGTTCGCGCTGGCCTCGTTGGAGCTGCTCGACGTCGAGTCCCCGACGTACGCCCTGGACGTGTTGTCGATCATCGAGGCGACCCTGGACGACCCCCGGCAGATCCTCTCCGCGCAGCAGCACAAGGCGCGCGGCGAGGCGGTGGCGCAGATGAAGGCCGACGGCATCGAGTACGAGGCCCGGCTCGAACTGCTCGACCAGGTGACCCACCCGAAGCCGCTGGCCGAGCTGCTGGAGGTGGCGTACGAGACGTACCGGCGGGGTCATCCCTGGGTGGCCGACCACGAGGTGGCGCCCAAGGCGGTCGTCCGCGACATGTACGAACGCGCGATGACGTTCACCGAGTACGTCAGCTTCTACGGGTTGTCCCGTTCGGAAGGTCTGGTGCTGCGGTACCTGGCCGACGCGTACCGGGCGCTGCGTCAGACGGTGCCCGACGACGCCAAGACCGAGGAGCTGATCGATCTCATCGAGTGGCTCGGCGAGCTGGTCCGCCAAGTCGACTCCAGCCTGATCGACGAATGGGAGCGGCTGCGTAATCCCACGGATCCGGATGCCCCGGTGGTGGTCGACGACCGGCCACCGGCCGTCACCGGCAACCTGCGGGCGTTCCGGGTGCTGGTGCGCAACGCGATGTTCCGGCGGGTGGAGCTGGCGGCGTTGCGCCGCTACGACGAGCTGGGTGAGCTGGACGCCGGGTCCGGGTGGGACGCCGACGCCTGGGCCGACGCGCTGGACGGCTACTTCGCCGAGCACGACGAGATCGGCACCGGTCCGGACGCCCGTGGCCCGGCGCTGCTGATGATCACGCAGGAGCGGGAGCGCTGGCTGGTCCGGCAGATCTTCGCCGACCCGGCCGCCGACCACGACTGGGGCATCAGCGCCGAGGTCGACCTCGCCGCCTCGGACGAGGCCGGGGCGGCGGTGGTACGGGTCACCGACGTGGGTCAGCTCTGA
- a CDS encoding helix-turn-helix transcriptional regulator translates to MSGSEYLVGELRRVREMLGLTQEAWGERIHFSTSHVGSIERGERPALPDYLSAVDRAFGTAFVKFYREFVVGERAPVWYRPFIEQEGKATLIRAFQPLAVPGLLQTEAYARAVLMAYGVRGEAMDVALATRLGRQEILYRQPDSCQLVAVIDESVLHRRVGDPCVMHEQLTAVVAACEQPNIRVQVVPADAGAYPGLDGPFVIATVDGRSVGYLEGYLQGRVVENPDDATSLERTWESIRDYALSGPQSLELIMRTAERWT, encoded by the coding sequence GTGAGCGGGAGTGAATATCTGGTAGGAGAACTGCGCCGCGTCCGTGAGATGCTCGGGCTCACCCAGGAAGCATGGGGCGAGCGGATCCACTTTTCGACATCGCACGTCGGCTCGATCGAACGCGGCGAACGGCCGGCACTGCCCGACTATCTGAGTGCGGTGGACCGGGCATTCGGCACCGCATTCGTGAAATTCTATCGCGAATTCGTCGTCGGCGAACGCGCGCCGGTCTGGTACCGGCCATTCATCGAGCAGGAGGGCAAGGCGACCCTCATCCGGGCCTTCCAACCCCTGGCGGTGCCCGGTCTGCTGCAGACCGAGGCGTACGCCCGAGCGGTGCTGATGGCGTACGGCGTGCGCGGCGAGGCGATGGACGTCGCGTTGGCCACCCGGCTCGGCCGCCAGGAGATCCTCTACCGACAGCCCGACTCCTGCCAGCTCGTCGCGGTCATCGACGAGAGCGTCCTGCACCGGCGGGTCGGCGACCCGTGCGTGATGCACGAACAGCTGACAGCGGTCGTCGCCGCCTGCGAGCAGCCCAACATCCGGGTCCAGGTGGTCCCGGCCGACGCTGGGGCGTACCCGGGGCTGGACGGGCCGTTCGTCATCGCCACCGTCGACGGCAGATCCGTCGGCTACCTGGAGGGATATCTGCAGGGGCGAGTCGTGGAAAATCCGGACGACGCGACCAGTCTGGAACGCACCTGGGAGAGCATCCGCGACTACGCTCTATCTGGCCCGCAGAGCCTAGAACTGATCATGAGGACGGCTGAGAGATGGACATAA
- a CDS encoding DUF397 domain-containing protein: MDISTAPRWHKSTHSDSTSCVEVAENLPGRVLVRDTKDRDGGTLTFAPAAWSAFLSATRSDTTGRSAR, encoded by the coding sequence ATGGACATAAGCACCGCGCCCCGGTGGCACAAGAGCACGCACAGCGACAGCACAAGCTGCGTGGAGGTCGCCGAGAACCTGCCTGGGCGGGTGCTGGTCCGGGACACGAAGGACCGCGACGGCGGCACGCTGACCTTCGCGCCGGCCGCCTGGTCGGCCTTCCTTTCCGCGACGAGGTCCGACACCACCGGACGGTCCGCCAGGTAG
- a CDS encoding alpha/beta hydrolase produces MTAYLSLDGGRIAYEVAGDGPLVVLAPGMGESRSAYRFVVPQLIVAGYRVAATDLRGTGESSIRWPAYSRTDIAGDLVALIRHLGGPAVLVGHSISGGAATIAAATAPELITAVVELAPFTRKQSISLGDLRVKRYRQGMTRLLGAGMFGSVRQWLRYLDVAFPGQRPADWSEQLARTEARLREPGRMKVLQKMGQSSPADAGAQLGNVRSRVLIIEGTLDPDWADPRAEGEAIVAALPAGLGTVVTIDGAGHYPHTQFPDEVVAHMRAFLAETARAEDRS; encoded by the coding sequence ATGACCGCGTACCTGTCCCTCGACGGCGGGCGCATCGCCTACGAGGTCGCCGGCGACGGCCCACTCGTGGTCCTCGCGCCCGGCATGGGCGAGAGCCGCTCCGCGTACCGGTTCGTGGTCCCGCAGCTGATCGTGGCCGGCTACCGGGTCGCCGCCACCGACCTGCGGGGTACCGGCGAGTCCAGCATCCGCTGGCCGGCGTACTCCCGCACCGACATCGCCGGCGACCTGGTCGCGCTGATCCGGCACCTGGGCGGTCCGGCCGTGCTGGTCGGGCACTCGATCTCCGGCGGGGCGGCCACCATCGCCGCGGCCACCGCGCCCGAGCTGATCACCGCCGTGGTCGAGCTGGCGCCGTTCACCCGGAAACAGTCGATCAGCCTCGGCGATCTGCGCGTCAAGCGCTACCGGCAGGGCATGACCCGGCTGCTGGGCGCGGGCATGTTCGGCAGCGTCAGACAGTGGCTGCGCTACCTCGACGTCGCCTTTCCCGGGCAACGGCCGGCAGACTGGTCCGAGCAGCTGGCCCGGACCGAGGCCCGTCTACGTGAGCCCGGCCGGATGAAGGTGCTGCAGAAGATGGGGCAGTCCAGCCCGGCTGATGCTGGTGCACAACTCGGCAACGTCCGCAGCCGCGTACTGATCATCGAAGGGACACTCGACCCCGACTGGGCCGACCCGCGTGCCGAAGGCGAGGCGATCGTCGCGGCGCTGCCCGCCGGCCTCGGTACGGTGGTGACCATCGACGGAGCCGGGCACTACCCGCACACCCAGTTTCCCGACGAGGTGGTCGCGCACATGCGTGCGTTCCTCGCCGAGACGGCCCGTGCCGAGGACCGGTCCTGA
- a CDS encoding phosphotransferase yields MTRVFLRPDDLRDLVTEQLGSDRRLVGLDRLAGGSKKGVYRLRLDDQTTVILYLWAAGENYWPPTPVVPDDPFTDASGAELFAVNHAALTAVGVRTARLLALDRDSRYLHADLALVEDLGAVTLEALMEQDPAAAATPLSTLGDALRRMHTTLGPHHGKLSAIAQGEAPQARSTEDIVADRALGHLDAAAVRDARLADAHERIADHVRRLRQAVIAREEYGLVHGELGPDHVLVTPAGEPAMVDIEGLTYFDVEWEHAWLQMRFGAAYPALRPVDLDLHRLEFYRYAQVLSLIEGPLRIADTDFPNRQWMLDLAEWNVTKALAALPFG; encoded by the coding sequence ATGACACGGGTGTTCCTGCGACCTGACGACCTGCGCGACCTGGTGACGGAACAGTTGGGCTCCGACCGCAGACTTGTCGGCCTGGACCGACTGGCTGGCGGCAGCAAGAAGGGCGTCTACCGGCTCCGACTCGACGACCAGACGACAGTGATCCTCTATCTGTGGGCGGCCGGCGAGAACTACTGGCCTCCGACGCCAGTCGTCCCGGACGATCCGTTCACCGACGCGTCGGGCGCCGAACTGTTCGCCGTCAACCACGCGGCCCTCACCGCCGTGGGCGTGCGAACAGCACGGCTTCTGGCGCTCGACCGCGACAGCCGCTATCTCCACGCCGACCTTGCGCTGGTCGAGGACCTCGGCGCGGTGACCCTCGAAGCTCTCATGGAACAGGATCCGGCCGCAGCCGCGACACCACTGTCCACACTTGGTGACGCCTTGCGTCGTATGCACACCACACTCGGCCCGCACCACGGCAAGCTCTCCGCCATCGCCCAGGGCGAGGCGCCGCAGGCCCGTAGCACCGAGGACATCGTCGCGGACCGGGCGCTGGGACATCTGGACGCGGCAGCCGTCCGTGACGCCCGGCTCGCCGACGCACACGAACGGATCGCCGACCATGTCCGTCGCCTGCGTCAGGCGGTCATCGCGCGCGAGGAGTACGGCCTGGTACACGGCGAGCTCGGACCGGACCACGTGCTCGTCACACCCGCTGGCGAACCCGCCATGGTCGATATCGAGGGGTTGACGTACTTCGACGTGGAGTGGGAGCACGCCTGGCTGCAGATGCGCTTCGGCGCGGCGTACCCGGCGTTGCGTCCCGTCGATCTCGACCTCCACCGGTTGGAGTTCTACCGGTATGCCCAGGTCCTGTCGTTGATCGAGGGACCGCTGCGGATCGCGGACACGGACTTCCCGAACCGCCAGTGGATGCTGGACCTGGCCGAGTGGAACGTCACCAAGGCCCTCGCTGCCCTGCCCTTCGGTTGA
- a CDS encoding RluA family pseudouridine synthase: MNLWTELRAGAVLFEDDTALVLNKPPGVSVMGERHGTDLARLAEDAGEPVFPVHRIDKNTSGAILFAKQLRHHGDLTRQFNRRTVEKVYLAVVAAAADAGSATDAARAALPEVGVVDLPLSVGRKNRVRVAGNRADIGFDAATARWSLAAGAEFDHVKTYPSQSRLTDVTAGSDGATTGSGTPAADATHRLLAVAPLTGRRHQIRVHLAWIGHPIVGDPLFDRTAAANGSRTYLHAWRLGFDTADGNRIDVTATPDADFWQPLAAGAPTVAELDAAYRRLRAAG, from the coding sequence GTGAACCTGTGGACCGAACTTCGCGCCGGTGCCGTCCTGTTCGAGGACGACACCGCCCTGGTGCTGAACAAGCCTCCCGGCGTCTCGGTGATGGGCGAACGGCACGGCACCGACCTGGCCCGCCTCGCCGAGGATGCCGGTGAGCCGGTCTTCCCGGTGCACCGCATCGACAAGAACACCTCCGGGGCGATTTTGTTCGCCAAACAGCTGCGTCATCACGGCGACCTGACCCGGCAGTTCAACCGCCGTACCGTGGAAAAGGTCTATCTGGCCGTGGTCGCTGCCGCCGCCGACGCCGGCTCCGCCACCGATGCCGCTCGCGCGGCGCTGCCCGAGGTCGGCGTCGTCGACCTGCCGCTGAGCGTCGGCCGCAAGAACCGGGTCCGGGTCGCCGGCAACCGCGCCGACATCGGCTTCGACGCCGCCACCGCGCGCTGGTCGCTCGCCGCCGGGGCCGAGTTCGACCACGTCAAGACCTATCCGTCGCAGAGCCGGCTGACCGACGTCACCGCCGGGTCCGACGGGGCCACCACCGGATCCGGTACGCCGGCAGCCGACGCCACGCACCGGCTGCTCGCCGTCGCGCCGCTCACCGGCCGACGCCACCAGATCCGGGTGCACCTGGCCTGGATCGGGCACCCGATCGTCGGTGACCCGCTGTTCGACCGTACGGCCGCCGCCAATGGGTCACGCACGTATCTGCACGCCTGGCGGCTCGGCTTCGACACCGCCGACGGCAACCGGATCGACGTGACGGCCACCCCTGACGCCGACTTCTGGCAGCCGCTGGCCGCCGGCGCACCCACCGTCGCGGAGTTGGACGCGGCGTACCGGCGGCTCCGCGCGGCGGGCTGA
- a CDS encoding phosphotransferase, with protein MASTLPAHTSGPRFAVRLARVATLNGSASGTAPRLAGRLEATPTSLAGATDTAALNPPVRVRVAERGSHEDAPRQPAPADTDVALQLAAAAAGVLLPTPVRSRDGNIVESIGGHRWRAYRDLPAGPPLAAPVSAVVAGAAGDVLATLHGLALPVDRVSPWHARQLGPASWAGLAATATARQAPWAGQLAAAVPALEDLAATGRDVPVPDPVLTHNTFGPAQTRLAPDGRLVVVGWEHAGGQPPAWELANALLDWAVAPYGRVDAVGARTLIDGYRRRAGGVPTLRLADFRGAATGLVNYVSEQVEAALAAGTTEDRRYADRSVRHLLAHLPTRATLERLLDAVT; from the coding sequence ATGGCGTCGACGCTACCGGCACATACGTCGGGTCCGCGCTTCGCGGTCCGGCTGGCACGGGTCGCTACACTGAACGGCAGCGCGTCGGGGACCGCGCCGAGACTCGCCGGAAGGCTCGAAGCCACCCCCACGTCCCTGGCTGGAGCGACGGACACCGCAGCTCTGAATCCGCCCGTGCGAGTCCGGGTCGCAGAGCGAGGTTCCCATGAAGACGCTCCCCGACAACCCGCACCTGCCGACACCGACGTCGCTCTGCAGCTGGCCGCTGCCGCAGCCGGTGTGCTGCTGCCGACCCCGGTACGCAGCCGCGACGGCAACATCGTCGAGTCGATCGGTGGTCACCGGTGGCGGGCGTACCGGGATCTGCCGGCCGGGCCGCCGCTCGCGGCCCCGGTGAGCGCGGTGGTCGCCGGTGCGGCCGGTGACGTACTCGCCACGCTGCACGGCCTGGCGTTGCCGGTCGACCGGGTCAGCCCGTGGCACGCCAGACAGCTCGGCCCGGCCAGTTGGGCCGGGCTGGCGGCCACCGCGACCGCCCGGCAGGCGCCCTGGGCCGGGCAGTTGGCGGCGGCGGTGCCGGCCCTGGAGGACCTGGCGGCGACCGGCCGCGACGTGCCGGTGCCGGATCCGGTGCTGACCCACAACACGTTCGGGCCGGCGCAGACCCGGCTCGCCCCCGACGGTCGCCTCGTCGTCGTCGGCTGGGAGCACGCCGGTGGCCAGCCGCCGGCCTGGGAGCTGGCGAACGCACTGCTGGACTGGGCGGTCGCCCCGTACGGTCGGGTCGACGCCGTCGGTGCGCGGACGCTGATCGACGGCTACCGTCGGCGGGCCGGGGGCGTGCCGACGCTGCGCCTGGCCGATTTCCGAGGCGCGGCGACCGGTCTGGTCAACTACGTGTCCGAGCAGGTCGAGGCGGCGTTGGCGGCGGGGACGACCGAAGATCGGCGGTACGCCGACCGCAGCGTCCGCCACCTGTTGGCGCACCTGCCGACCCGTGCCACCCTGGAGCGCCTGCTCGACGCGGTGACCTGA